The following proteins are encoded in a genomic region of alpha proteobacterium U9-1i:
- a CDS encoding cytochrome c oxidase subunit CcoO: protein MWKFHKWFERHTLLLLIGILVVVSIGGLVQITPLFFIESTIERVDGVRPYTPLELAGREVYVREGCYVCHSQMVRPLRDEVERYGHYSLAAESMYDHPFQWGSKRTGPDLARVGERYSDEWHRAHLVDPRSVVPESVMPPYAFLEAQELDTAHMDAHLRANRMLRVPYTDEQLANANSDARAQAEPLGSNAYDFEQRYPGVAVRDFDGDPNRVTEMDALIAYLQMLGSGVDFSTYRADAPENER, encoded by the coding sequence ATGTGGAAGTTTCACAAATGGTTCGAGCGCCACACGCTCCTTCTGCTGATCGGCATCCTCGTCGTTGTCTCGATCGGCGGGCTGGTGCAGATCACGCCGCTCTTCTTCATCGAGTCGACCATCGAGCGCGTCGACGGCGTTAGACCCTATACGCCGCTCGAACTCGCCGGCCGCGAAGTTTACGTCCGCGAGGGTTGCTACGTCTGCCACTCGCAGATGGTGCGTCCATTGCGCGACGAGGTCGAACGTTACGGCCATTACTCGCTCGCGGCCGAGAGCATGTACGATCACCCGTTTCAATGGGGATCCAAGCGCACAGGTCCCGATCTCGCGCGCGTCGGCGAGCGCTATTCCGACGAATGGCATCGTGCGCACTTGGTCGACCCACGCTCGGTTGTGCCAGAATCGGTGATGCCGCCTTACGCGTTCCTGGAAGCGCAAGAACTCGACACCGCGCACATGGACGCACATTTGCGCGCCAATCGTATGTTGCGGGTGCCGTACACAGACGAGCAACTCGCCAACGCCAATAGCGACGCGCGCGCGCAGGCCGAACCGCTCGGATCTAACGCCTACGATTTCGAACAGCGTTATCCGGGCGTCGCCGTTCGCGACTTCGACGGCGATCCAAATCGCGTCACCGAAATGGATGCCTTGATCGCGTATCTGCAGATGCTGGGTTCGGGCGTCGATTTCTCGACCTATCGCGCCGACGCGCCCGAGAACGAACGGTGA
- a CDS encoding cytochrome c oxidase subunit CcoQ — translation MTYAEASHFAQTWGLLLLLVLFVGVLIYTFWPGNREKFKRAAETPLQDEDEDGRQD, via the coding sequence ATGACGTACGCTGAAGCTTCGCACTTTGCGCAGACTTGGGGGCTTTTGCTTCTGCTCGTCCTCTTTGTGGGCGTGCTGATCTACACGTTCTGGCCTGGCAATCGCGAGAAATTCAAACGCGCAGCTGAAACGCCGCTCCAAGACGAGGACGAAGATGGCCGACAAGATTGA
- a CDS encoding cytochrome c oxidase subunit CcoP, which translates to MADKIERDDHSGTDTTGHEWDGIKELDTPLPRWWLYIFYASIVAAIIYWVLMPAWPLANGYTRGLLNWSDRRNVAAEVQTLESSRAPMFERLAHASSSDLARDPELQEFARAAGESVFGDNCQTCHGAGGAGAPGYPVLADDVWIWGGSMDEIEHTLRVGIRSGHPDARLSMMPAFGRDRLLTDAQIGDVTEHVIAVSSARTRLPPDMRAAARGALVYQEQCAVCHGATGAGDRATGAPSLNDDLWLYGGSRAEIRRQIELGRGGVMPSWEQRFDAGTLRALAYYVHQMGGGEPDAGPPSPVAPAAGAPAPAIDQGQDEGATGNATP; encoded by the coding sequence ATGGCCGACAAGATTGAGCGCGACGACCACAGCGGCACCGACACGACCGGTCACGAATGGGACGGCATCAAGGAACTCGACACCCCGCTGCCGCGGTGGTGGCTCTATATTTTCTACGCCTCGATAGTCGCGGCGATCATCTATTGGGTGCTGATGCCGGCTTGGCCGTTGGCCAATGGCTATACCAGAGGGCTCCTCAATTGGTCGGACCGGCGTAATGTGGCGGCCGAGGTGCAAACGCTAGAGTCTTCTCGCGCGCCAATGTTCGAGCGTCTGGCGCATGCATCGAGCAGCGATCTTGCCCGCGATCCAGAGCTGCAGGAATTTGCCCGCGCTGCGGGTGAATCGGTATTCGGCGACAATTGCCAGACGTGTCATGGCGCCGGCGGCGCCGGCGCGCCGGGATATCCGGTGCTGGCAGATGATGTTTGGATTTGGGGCGGTTCGATGGATGAGATCGAGCACACGCTTCGCGTCGGCATTCGTTCGGGTCATCCGGACGCGCGCTTGTCGATGATGCCGGCGTTCGGCCGCGATCGGCTTTTGACCGACGCACAAATCGGCGATGTGACCGAACATGTGATTGCGGTGTCGAGTGCGCGGACGCGTTTGCCGCCGGACATGCGGGCAGCGGCGCGCGGGGCGCTCGTCTACCAGGAGCAGTGCGCTGTCTGTCACGGCGCGACAGGGGCGGGCGACCGAGCCACGGGCGCGCCCAGCCTCAATGACGATCTCTGGCTCTATGGCGGATCTCGAGCGGAAATTCGCCGCCAGATTGAGCTTGGCCGCGGCGGCGTGATGCCGTCCTGGGAGCAGCGTTTCGACGCCGGCACGCTTCGCGCGCTCGCTTATTATGTCCATCAAATGGGCGGCGGCGAGCCGGACGCGGGGCCTCCGTCTCCAGTTGCGCCAGCGGCGGGCGCACCCGCGCCTGCAATTGATCAAGGTCAAGACGAGGGCGCCACCGGCAATGCTACGCCCTAA
- a CDS encoding type cbb3 cytochrome oxidase biogenesis protein CcoG (involved in Cu oxidation) has product MGKVTLIDRRENEHSIDARAVNSKEARELYKKREQIYPKLAHGTFRNLKWVAMIVLLAIYYVTPWLRWDRGLGRPDQAVLVDFEGRRFFFFFIELWPQEVYYFAGLLILAAFGIFLSSALFGRVWCGYACPQTVWTDLYIYVERWIEGDRNERMRLARAPFSLDKARKKISKHAIWILIAAATGGAWVFYFADAPTLFRAIFTGQAGVAVYLFVGLLTFTTYALAGTMREQVCTYMCPWPRIQAAMTDQHALSVTYRADRGEPRGPHKKNESWEGRGDCIDCRQCVAVCPQGIDIRDGDQLECINCALCIDACDEIMAKVGRPKGLIAYDTHVNVEKRQRGEQAGIRLIRPRTVLYAVLMTVVGAIMLFALLTRSTLDLNVIRDRSPPFVRLAHGGVRNDYTLKLINMAPRARRIRIAVSGLDGAHFIANGHSVEADGAIEVEAQADGVANVRVHVAAGAERGSHPIRFEITDTETGETATSASAFFAGNAP; this is encoded by the coding sequence GTGGGCAAGGTCACACTCATCGATAGGCGCGAAAACGAGCACAGCATCGACGCGCGCGCCGTCAATTCCAAAGAGGCGCGCGAGCTTTATAAAAAGCGCGAGCAAATCTACCCAAAGCTCGCGCATGGGACATTTCGTAACCTGAAATGGGTGGCGATGATCGTCCTGTTGGCGATCTATTATGTGACGCCGTGGCTCCGGTGGGATCGCGGTCTTGGCCGCCCAGACCAAGCGGTGCTGGTGGATTTCGAAGGCCGGCGCTTTTTTTTCTTCTTCATCGAGCTCTGGCCGCAGGAAGTCTATTATTTCGCCGGTCTGCTTATCCTGGCGGCGTTCGGCATCTTCTTGTCGTCGGCTTTGTTTGGCCGGGTCTGGTGCGGCTATGCGTGCCCGCAGACAGTGTGGACCGATCTCTACATTTACGTCGAACGCTGGATTGAGGGCGATCGCAACGAGCGCATGCGTCTGGCCAGAGCGCCGTTCTCTTTGGACAAGGCGCGCAAGAAGATTTCGAAGCACGCGATCTGGATTCTGATCGCCGCCGCGACCGGCGGCGCTTGGGTGTTCTATTTCGCTGATGCGCCAACGCTGTTTCGTGCGATCTTCACCGGCCAGGCCGGTGTGGCGGTCTATCTTTTCGTTGGGCTCTTGACCTTCACGACGTATGCGCTCGCCGGCACGATGCGCGAACAGGTCTGCACCTATATGTGCCCGTGGCCGCGTATCCAGGCGGCAATGACCGACCAGCACGCACTTTCGGTCACCTATCGCGCCGACCGCGGCGAGCCGCGCGGCCCGCACAAGAAGAACGAAAGCTGGGAAGGGCGAGGCGATTGCATTGATTGTCGCCAATGCGTCGCGGTTTGTCCGCAAGGTATCGATATCCGCGATGGCGACCAACTCGAGTGCATCAATTGCGCGCTCTGTATTGATGCGTGCGATGAGATCATGGCCAAGGTGGGCCGTCCCAAAGGCCTCATCGCTTACGACACCCATGTGAATGTCGAGAAGCGACAGCGGGGCGAACAGGCAGGAATCCGCCTTATTCGTCCGCGCACTGTGCTTTACGCTGTCTTGATGACCGTCGTCGGCGCCATCATGCTTTTTGCGCTGCTCACGCGTTCGACGCTCGACCTCAATGTCATTCGCGACCGCAGTCCGCCGTTCGTGCGTCTCGCGCATGGCGGCGTGCGCAACGATTATACCTTGAAGCTCATCAATATGGCGCCGCGCGCGCGCCGCATCCGCATCGCCGTGAGCGGTCTAGACGGCGCCCATTTCATCGCCAACGGCCATAGTGTCGAAGCCGATGGCGCGATCGAAGTCGAGGCACAGGCCGATGGCGTCGCCAATGTGCGCGTCCATGTGGCCGCCGGCGCCGAGCGTGGCTCGCATCCGATCAGGTTTGAAATCACAGACACTGAAACCGGCGAGACCGCAACCAGCGCCTCGGCCTTCTTCGCGGGGAACGCGCCATGA
- a CDS encoding type cbb3 cytochrome oxidase biogenesis protein CcoH translates to MLAGLLLFFAAIIAINVAFAVAAVRTFPGEDERRSYTQGLHYNDVLAERRAQTELGWRARSELARTSSGARLIVHLADRAGAPIDDAAINAVLRWAPNESGDRSLRFTPIGAGAYAADLGALSAGRWELRARAEGLSGAALDFEAELTWPTL, encoded by the coding sequence GTGCTGGCGGGGCTGTTGCTTTTCTTCGCCGCCATCATCGCCATCAATGTCGCCTTTGCGGTCGCGGCGGTACGCACCTTTCCCGGCGAAGACGAGCGGCGCTCCTATACACAAGGCCTGCACTACAATGACGTGCTCGCTGAGCGGCGTGCGCAAACAGAACTGGGGTGGCGCGCGCGCTCCGAATTGGCGCGGACGTCATCGGGCGCGCGGCTCATTGTCCACTTAGCGGACCGCGCCGGCGCGCCGATTGACGATGCGGCGATCAATGCGGTGCTGCGCTGGGCGCCAAATGAGAGTGGCGATCGATCCTTGCGCTTCACGCCGATCGGCGCTGGCGCCTATGCGGCGGATCTAGGCGCGCTCTCAGCAGGGCGGTGGGAGTTGCGCGCGCGGGCTGAAGGCCTGAGTGGCGCCGCGCTGGATTTCGAAGCGGAGCTGACATGGCCGACACTTTAG
- a CDS encoding type cbb3 cytochrome oxidase biogenesis protein CcoI, whose translation MADTLAAGCPSGLSAPTEDEALPANLAVFVRKGAHGDDVLELMVDGASCAQCIKKIEGGLLALPGVADARLNLSTKRLRVAWRPGALAPDSIAATLARLGYAAAPFDPELAQQNVDEEGRFLLRCLAVAGFGAMNIMMFTTPVWFGDDMGADTRTLMHWFGALVAVPCGLYAAQPFFRSAWKALRAGHANMDVPISLAVMLTFAMSIAETAMGGAHTYFDGVTMLLFFLLIGRYLDHRLREKARSAAREILALQAVSARRIGVDGAVEAVASRDIAIGDRLLLAVGERAPCDGVIVEGASDLDCSMLTGETLPTPVRAGDAILAGAINASRPITMRAEARAEDSAVAELARLIEVGEQGRGRFVRLADRAAALYVPLVHGVALLTLIGWLVGPLAFRALGFDVAEPSLRVALANAVAVLIITCPCALGLAVPAVQVVATGRLFNAGVLVRSGDALERLAKVDTVVFDKTGTLTLGKPKLITSPDEQTLLVAASLARVSRHPLSRALVEAAGPGAAVPGATEIPGEGVEALIEGRSVRLGKRTFAAPGEADANDGSPELWFTAGDGKPVRFVFADALRPDAAEAVAALMARGLQIEMLSGDRPSAAEAAARAAGIADWRSSVTPAQKTARMQALRALGRKPLMVGDGLNDAAALAAAHASASPGHALQASQAAADLVLQGDALMGLVEAIDVAKRAERRAGENLAFSALYNVIAAPLAAAGFLTPLIAAVAMSSSSLIVTLNALRMQGKR comes from the coding sequence ATGGCCGACACTTTAGCGGCGGGTTGCCCTTCAGGTTTGTCCGCGCCCACTGAAGATGAGGCATTGCCGGCTAATCTAGCTGTCTTTGTCCGCAAAGGGGCGCACGGCGACGACGTGCTTGAGCTGATGGTGGACGGTGCGAGCTGCGCTCAATGCATCAAGAAGATAGAAGGAGGGCTTCTGGCTTTGCCGGGCGTTGCCGATGCGCGGCTCAATCTTTCGACCAAACGCTTACGCGTCGCGTGGCGCCCTGGCGCGTTAGCGCCGGACAGCATCGCCGCGACGCTCGCGCGGCTGGGTTACGCCGCCGCGCCTTTCGATCCGGAATTGGCCCAACAGAACGTCGACGAGGAAGGCCGCTTCCTCTTGCGTTGTCTGGCCGTCGCCGGCTTCGGCGCCATGAACATCATGATGTTCACGACGCCCGTTTGGTTCGGCGACGATATGGGCGCCGACACACGCACTTTGATGCATTGGTTCGGCGCGCTGGTGGCCGTGCCGTGCGGTCTCTACGCGGCGCAGCCTTTCTTCCGCTCGGCCTGGAAAGCGCTCCGCGCCGGCCACGCCAACATGGACGTGCCGATCTCGCTCGCGGTGATGCTGACCTTCGCCATGAGCATTGCCGAGACGGCGATGGGCGGCGCGCACACCTATTTCGACGGCGTCACCATGTTGCTCTTCTTCCTGCTGATCGGGCGCTATCTCGATCACAGGCTGCGGGAGAAGGCGCGCAGCGCCGCGCGCGAGATATTGGCGCTGCAAGCGGTGAGCGCGCGCCGGATCGGCGTTGACGGCGCCGTCGAAGCGGTCGCAAGCCGCGATATCGCGATCGGTGATCGCTTGCTGCTGGCCGTGGGCGAACGCGCGCCATGCGACGGCGTCATCGTTGAAGGCGCGTCCGATCTCGATTGTTCAATGCTGACTGGCGAGACTTTGCCGACGCCCGTGCGCGCGGGCGATGCGATTTTGGCCGGCGCGATCAATGCGAGCCGGCCCATCACCATGCGCGCCGAGGCGCGCGCGGAAGATTCCGCCGTCGCAGAACTCGCGCGCCTCATCGAAGTCGGCGAGCAGGGGCGCGGGCGATTTGTCCGCCTCGCCGACCGGGCGGCCGCGCTCTACGTGCCGCTCGTCCACGGCGTGGCGCTGCTGACCTTAATCGGCTGGCTTGTTGGTCCGCTGGCGTTTCGGGCCCTCGGCTTTGATGTCGCTGAGCCAAGCCTGCGCGTCGCACTCGCCAACGCCGTCGCGGTGCTCATCATCACGTGCCCTTGTGCTTTGGGTCTTGCGGTGCCCGCCGTGCAGGTGGTGGCGACGGGGCGTCTCTTCAACGCAGGGGTTCTCGTGCGCTCGGGTGATGCGCTGGAGCGTTTGGCAAAGGTCGACACTGTCGTCTTTGACAAGACGGGAACGCTGACACTGGGCAAACCCAAGTTGATCACTTCGCCCGATGAACAAACACTCCTGGTTGCGGCCTCGCTGGCGCGCGTGTCGCGTCACCCACTCTCGCGTGCACTCGTGGAAGCCGCTGGCCCAGGAGCGGCCGTGCCTGGCGCGACCGAGATTCCAGGCGAGGGCGTGGAAGCTTTGATCGAGGGCAGAAGCGTTCGACTCGGTAAACGGACCTTTGCCGCGCCGGGTGAAGCAGACGCGAACGATGGCTCGCCGGAACTCTGGTTCACAGCGGGTGACGGCAAGCCGGTGAGATTCGTCTTCGCGGACGCGCTGCGTCCTGATGCAGCTGAAGCCGTCGCTGCTCTGATGGCGCGCGGTCTGCAGATAGAGATGCTCTCGGGCGATCGGCCCAGCGCCGCGGAAGCGGCGGCGCGGGCGGCCGGTATAGCGGATTGGCGTTCGAGCGTGACCCCTGCCCAGAAGACCGCGCGTATGCAGGCGCTAAGGGCGTTAGGGCGCAAACCCCTGATGGTTGGCGACGGTTTGAATGATGCGGCGGCGCTTGCGGCCGCGCATGCGTCGGCTTCGCCTGGTCACGCCTTGCAAGCGAGCCAAGCGGCTGCAGATCTGGTGCTGCAAGGCGATGCGCTCATGGGTTTGGTCGAAGCGATTGATGTCGCCAAACGGGCTGAGCGCCGCGCCGGTGAAAATCTTGCTTTCTCGGCGCTCTACAATGTCATCGCGGCGCCGCTCGCGGCGGCGGGGTTCTTGACGCCTTTGATCGCAGCCGTCGCCATGTCGAGTTCGTCCCTGATCGTGACGCTCAACGCTCTCCGTATGCAGGGGAAGCGCTGA
- a CDS encoding type cbb3 cytochrome oxidase biogenesis protein CcoS (involved in heme b insertion) produces MDILIFLAPAAIVMGAIGLVAFLWSLRAGQYEDLEGAAHRVLIDDDED; encoded by the coding sequence ATGGATATCCTGATCTTCCTCGCGCCCGCCGCTATTGTGATGGGCGCCATCGGGCTTGTCGCCTTTCTCTGGAGCCTGCGCGCGGGCCAGTACGAGGACCTCGAAGGCGCCGCGCACCGTGTGCTGATCGACGACGACGAAGACTAG
- a CDS encoding hypothetical protein (kef-type K+ transport systems, predicted NAD-binding component), protein MSGELSRLASNLALASGMVGITVLMHFWGLVLLTRLVSHGGRRLRAHESHGRAGILVLLGVFGVFALHTSEIWAYAWLYQGLGEAAAFTDALYFSTTAFASLGFGDIVLSPRWRLVSAIEAANGVILFAWSTAFLLALTRRLGVFSHDWLGHPEG, encoded by the coding sequence ATGAGTGGCGAATTGAGCCGACTCGCCAGCAATCTGGCGCTCGCGAGCGGCATGGTCGGGATCACGGTGCTGATGCACTTTTGGGGGCTCGTGCTGCTGACGCGGCTTGTATCGCACGGAGGACGGCGCCTGCGCGCTCATGAAAGCCATGGACGCGCAGGTATACTTGTACTGCTCGGCGTGTTCGGCGTCTTCGCACTGCATACATCGGAAATCTGGGCCTATGCTTGGCTCTACCAAGGGCTGGGCGAGGCGGCCGCATTCACCGACGCGCTTTATTTCTCGACCACCGCCTTCGCCTCGCTTGGATTTGGCGACATTGTGCTATCGCCGCGTTGGCGCTTGGTCAGCGCTATCGAGGCGGCGAATGGCGTGATCCTGTTTGCTTGGTCGACGGCGTTCCTGTTGGCGCTGACGCGGCGGCTCGGCGTCTTCAGTCACGATTGGCTGGGGCACCCTGAAGGCTAA
- a CDS encoding transcriptional regulator of Crp/Fnr family, with amino-acid sequence MRTQTLNIPKAAQAPQDSIEFGGVTLRGVRMRFQRNEEIFGQDEAAEYVYRVVSGAVRTMRFSSDGRRQILGFHLPGDIFGLELGDTHTLSAEALASSEIVMVRRSALDKAAADDARATRALLQLISEQLTTAREHALVLGRKGAGERVAAFLLQLADRFVAKREMDLPMSRADIADYLGLTIETVSRAFSEFERNAAIALPSSRHVVMRNPSALYELEAA; translated from the coding sequence ATGCGGACGCAAACGCTCAACATCCCAAAGGCGGCGCAGGCGCCCCAAGACAGCATCGAATTTGGCGGCGTGACGCTTCGCGGCGTGCGCATGCGTTTCCAACGCAACGAAGAGATTTTCGGCCAAGACGAAGCGGCCGAGTATGTCTACCGCGTGGTCTCCGGCGCTGTGCGCACCATGCGCTTTTCCAGCGACGGACGTCGCCAGATTCTGGGTTTCCATTTGCCGGGCGATATCTTCGGCCTTGAACTTGGCGACACGCACACGCTTTCCGCCGAAGCCCTGGCCAGCTCCGAAATCGTGATGGTGCGCCGCTCCGCGCTCGACAAAGCGGCCGCAGACGACGCCCGCGCCACACGCGCGCTGCTCCAGCTCATCTCTGAACAACTGACAACCGCCCGCGAGCACGCCCTCGTGCTCGGCCGCAAGGGCGCCGGCGAGCGGGTCGCCGCGTTTTTGCTGCAACTAGCCGATCGCTTCGTCGCGAAGCGCGAAATGGACCTGCCCATGTCGCGTGCCGACATCGCAGACTATTTGGGCCTCACGATCGAAACTGTGTCGCGCGCCTTCTCCGAGTTCGAGCGCAACGCCGCGATCGCGCTGCCAAGCTCGCGCCATGTTGTAATGCGCAACCCGAGCGCACTCTACGAATTGGAAGCGGCCTGA